From Amycolatopsis sp. YIM 10, the proteins below share one genomic window:
- a CDS encoding S8 family peptidase — MANSRKLRRGTTAGVAAAGITAAVAAFTAGPVQAAEGQILGANDANAVADSYIVVLKGTAAAQGDVKTAVSTQAQTLALQYGAEVSRTYSSALEGFSIKATAAEAKKLAADSKVAFVSQNKTVHATETQQNPPSWGLDRVDQKDLPLDKAYNYDTTAENVTAYVVDTGVLADHPTFEGRVSGGKDLIDNDDDASDGNGHGTHVAGTIGGKEYGLAKGVKIVPVRVLDDNGSGTTEQVVGGIDWVAENASGPSVANMSLGGGADEALDAAVQGAIGKGVTFAVAAGNDSADASDYSPARVKEAITVASSDDQDAQSTFSNFGEIVDIYAPGTDITSSWNDGAEKTISGTSMATPHVVGAAALYLAANESATPADVAEALTGAATPDKITNPGSGTPNKLLYTGK, encoded by the coding sequence ATGGCGAACTCTCGGAAGCTTCGGCGCGGTACCACGGCAGGTGTCGCCGCCGCGGGCATCACGGCAGCGGTGGCCGCCTTCACCGCGGGCCCCGTGCAAGCGGCGGAAGGTCAGATCCTCGGCGCGAACGACGCGAACGCCGTCGCGGACAGCTACATCGTGGTGCTGAAGGGGACGGCGGCCGCGCAGGGCGACGTCAAGACGGCGGTGAGCACCCAGGCGCAGACGCTGGCTTTGCAGTATGGGGCCGAGGTCAGCCGGACCTACAGCTCCGCGCTCGAAGGCTTCTCGATCAAGGCCACCGCGGCCGAGGCCAAGAAGCTCGCGGCCGACTCCAAGGTCGCCTTCGTCTCGCAGAACAAGACGGTGCACGCCACCGAGACCCAGCAGAACCCGCCGTCGTGGGGCCTGGACCGGGTCGACCAGAAGGACCTCCCGCTGGACAAGGCCTACAACTACGACACCACCGCGGAGAACGTCACCGCGTACGTGGTCGACACCGGTGTGCTGGCCGACCACCCGACCTTCGAGGGCCGCGTGTCCGGTGGCAAGGACCTGATCGACAACGACGACGACGCCTCCGACGGCAACGGGCACGGCACGCACGTGGCCGGCACCATCGGCGGCAAGGAGTACGGCCTGGCCAAGGGCGTCAAGATCGTCCCGGTCCGGGTGCTGGACGACAACGGCAGCGGCACCACCGAGCAGGTCGTCGGCGGGATCGACTGGGTTGCCGAGAACGCCAGCGGCCCGTCCGTGGCGAACATGAGCCTCGGTGGCGGCGCCGACGAGGCGCTCGACGCCGCGGTCCAGGGTGCCATCGGCAAGGGCGTGACCTTCGCGGTGGCGGCGGGCAACGACTCGGCCGATGCGAGCGACTACTCGCCGGCTCGCGTCAAGGAAGCCATCACCGTGGCCTCCAGCGACGACCAGGACGCCCAGTCGACGTTCTCCAACTTCGGTGAGATCGTCGACATCTACGCCCCGGGCACGGACATCACCTCGTCCTGGAACGACGGTGCCGAGAAGACCATCAGCGGCACCTCGATGGCCACCCCGCACGTGGTGGGTGCCGCGGCGCTGTACCTGGCGGCCAACGAGTCGGCCACCCCGGCCGACGTGGCCGAGGCGCTGACCGGCGCGGCCACCCCGGACAAGATCACCAACCCGGGTTCGGGCACCCCGAACAAGCTGCTCTACACCGGTAAGTGA